The Verrucomicrobiota bacterium nucleotide sequence CGGAGTTCTTCCCAAACCGGTAGCTCTGGCTTAGCGCCAGCGCCCGAGCTGTGCGACTCGGGCTGCCGCTACCTTGCCCTTCCGGGCATTTGCGAATAACTCCTTGAATCTCCATATTCCGAGACCTACAAGGCGCAGAGGAGTTTAAGAGTGATTGAATATTTTTGAGATTTAGTTTTTAAGAGGTCCTTTCATGAGTTCATGAGTTCCATATTCAAATCTCTGCGCCTTTGCGCCTCTGCGCGATCATCAGTCTTGAAGCTACTAAAAGGCATCACTTGCCCTGGAGTAGGGTGAGGGCCGGACGAGGAAAGTTCTCGTCTAGAAAGAAACGCATCCGCTTGTCTTTTCGGAGCTCAGGCCTCGACGGTTTCCATGGCGGTCAAGTGACCGGCAAAGTCCAAGCAGGAACGGATATCCTCCTCTTGAAGCGAGGGGTAATCCTCCATGATCTCCTCGAATGTCTCGCCGGCGGCAACTGCTCCCACAACATTTGCCACGAGGATCCGTGTTCCGCGAACTACGGGTTTTCCATGGCAGATTGAAGGATCTAGATCGATGCGATTGGAAAGCCAGCTCTGCATAGATCGAAATTAATCCTCTGGATCATGAATGGCAAAGGGAATTCCAGTCGGGCGGTTATTGTCTCAGGAACTCAGGAACTGAAGAGTTTTAAGGATTCACTGCGATGAACCAAGCCTATGCGGAGCAGCGCGGAAGACTACCGAAGGTAGCCCGGAGGGTGGCACTGCTTGCCGTGAGGCAAGTGCCATCAAGGGGATAAAAGGGATGGGAAGAATGTCCGGCATGAATCTTTTATTTCAGGGCATCCCTTTTTGCCTCCATGATTGAGCTCCTCTCCGCGTTCTCCGCGCCCCCGCGTGAGAATTGTAATGATTCCTCACATCAGCGATTCCCTACCGGAACAGATCTGCGTGCGTTCCGGTTCTTTCCAGACGGAGATGGCTCTGATCGAGCGTGTAGATCAATAACCAGTCTGGTTCGATATGCAGATCCCTGCTCCCTTTGAACTCACCCTGCAGAGCATGATCCCGGAGCGACTCTGGAAGAGGCTTTGCATCGATCAGAAGATCGAGAACAGCACGCAGTCTTTTCAGGTCTTTTCCTCGTTTCTCGGCCTTTTTGACATCCTTCTTGAATTGGGATGTCCTGCTGAGTGACCTCATAGACCGAGGTCAGTATAGAGTTCTTTTTTGGAGGAGAACTTCTCGACGCCTTCACCCTTCTTGCTTCTGCGAAGAACCTTTGCTGTGGTTTTATTCGGAATGGCCACTTCAAAGGGGAGTCCCTTTCGCAGTTGAATTTGGTGAAAGAGCAGTTGGATCGCATCCGAAACCGTAAGGCCGAGCGCAGAAAGGGTTTCCTCTACCTCCTCTTTAAGGCTGGGGGAGAGTCTAGCGCGAATGATGGATGTCTTAAGCATGTGGGTATGATGACACGTTTGTAGCTACAATCAAACAAAAATCCTTGTCGGTACTGACGAATGCCTCCACCTCCTGCTGCGCATTGGCTAAGAGAGTGTCATCATCGGTTCCGGGTGAAAACACCTCCAGTGCATGAATGGCAAAGGGAATTCCAGTCGGGCGGTTATTGTGTCAGGAACTCAGGAACTGAAGAGTTTTAAGGATTCACAGGGATGAAGGGGATAAAAGGGATGACAAAAATGTCAGGTATGAATCTTTATTTCAGGGCATCCACTTTTTTCCTCCATGATTGCCCTTCTCTCCGCGGTCTCCGTGTGCCCCCGCGTGAGAATTTTCCTCACCCCTCTGCTAGGAAGGCCAGACAGTCACGGGGGTTGAGGATCGGGATGCCTTTGTATTTCTTCAGTCCTAGCAGATCCTGGTCTCCCGTCACGATGGTGTCGGCTTTGGCTTCAACGGCGCCGCCGAGGACCAGATCATCATCCGGATCTCGGCAGACAGGCTGGCTGAGTGCTTTCGCTTGGATGATCTCTGCATCTGCTCGGACGGCGGATATCACCTCCTTGGCATCATTCCTTGATACATTTGCCTTGGTGATCAGTTTCTCCTCCAGTTCGGCAAGAATATGATCAGAGGCCACTATGGTCGCACGTTGAAGACACTCCTCGTAGAGACCGGCGCAGACGCCATGCGAGACGAATGCCGAAAAGAGGACATTCGTATCGAAGTAAATCCTCATCGAGAGATCACGGGGTCACGAGATCACCTTGAAGACATCCTCATCCGTGTGCAGTCCTGCCTTGCTTCCCTTGGGGACAAGTCGCTCCCGCAGATTACGGAAGCGCTCCAGAGCGATCTGTCGTCTCAGGGCATCCTGCACGACCTGACTACGGCTCTTCCCGCTGCTTTTGACCAAGGAGGAAAGACCGATATTGATCTCTTCCGGCAAACTGATGGTGAGTGTTGCTCTCATGTGTTTGAATCTATTACAGGCAAGTCATGAAGTCAAGTTTCCGTGTGAGATCAAACAAGGCACAAGGCACATGCGCTGAGGATCCTAATGTGGAAATCAGTAACAGAAGATAGCTGTAAGGAAAAAAAGGGATGCCCGTAGAGAATTTGCAATCCTCTTCATCCCGTTCATCTCTCTACGGTGTTCTGCTTTCCTGTTGATTGTAATCAGTGCAAATCGATTTGACATCAGAGTGGTGATGGTATGAAATTTTTTGACATATGCGTTCCGTCAAATTACTCCCCCACACGATTTTGGCACTGCTTCTGACGGGAATGAGCTTTATACCGGTCACCCAACTTCAGGCTGGGGCTTCTAATAAGAGCGGTAATCCCTACGCTGGTCCTGCAGGTAATTATTATTTCAATGGTGGCACCTTCAGCGCTGTGATTCGCGGACAGAACCTCTCCGGAAC carries:
- a CDS encoding DUF433 domain-containing protein, whose protein sequence is MQSWLSNRIDLDPSICHGKPVVRGTRILVANVVGAVAAGETFEEIMEDYPSLQEEDIRSCLDFAGHLTAMETVEA
- a CDS encoding type II toxin-antitoxin system YafQ family toxin, with product MRSLSRTSQFKKDVKKAEKRGKDLKRLRAVLDLLIDAKPLPESLRDHALQGEFKGSRDLHIEPDWLLIYTLDQSHLRLERTGTHADLFR
- a CDS encoding type II toxin-antitoxin system RelB/DinJ family antitoxin, with product MLKTSIIRARLSPSLKEEVEETLSALGLTVSDAIQLLFHQIQLRKGLPFEVAIPNKTTAKVLRRSKKGEGVEKFSSKKELYTDLGL
- a CDS encoding putative toxin-antitoxin system toxin component, PIN family, with protein sequence MRIYFDTNVLFSAFVSHGVCAGLYEECLQRATIVASDHILAELEEKLITKANVSRNDAKEVISAVRADAEIIQAKALSQPVCRDPDDDLVLGGAVEAKADTIVTGDQDLLGLKKYKGIPILNPRDCLAFLAEG
- a CDS encoding ribbon-helix-helix protein, CopG family; protein product: MRATLTISLPEEINIGLSSLVKSSGKSRSQVVQDALRRQIALERFRNLRERLVPKGSKAGLHTDEDVFKVIS